One window from the genome of Pseudobdellovibrionaceae bacterium encodes:
- the ubiE gene encoding bifunctional demethylmenaquinone methyltransferase/2-methoxy-6-polyprenyl-1,4-benzoquinol methylase UbiE, whose protein sequence is MSQNINTNSSSSKGPESKTIQNLFSNISGSYDSANDLITFGIARLWRKKLVRWSDVKSTDHVLDIATGTGDLAFDFYNAQGKRPDVVIGADFCEPMLEIARQKAQDQKAQIGFQFADACALPFADESFDVVSISYGLRNVEDLSKAVSEMYRVLKPNGRMMILETGSESRGVLGPFVKFYNNKVMPILGGIISGKKDAYNYLSKSSSKFPSGQALIDMIQQSAPFEKIQYQSLMGGASFIYKATK, encoded by the coding sequence ATGTCTCAAAACATCAACACCAACTCTTCTTCGTCTAAGGGACCTGAATCCAAAACCATTCAAAATTTATTTTCCAACATTTCTGGCAGTTATGACTCTGCAAATGACCTGATCACTTTTGGCATTGCCAGATTATGGCGCAAAAAACTCGTGCGATGGAGTGATGTGAAAAGCACAGACCATGTCTTAGACATCGCCACTGGTACAGGTGACCTCGCTTTTGACTTTTATAATGCCCAAGGGAAAAGACCCGATGTTGTTATAGGTGCGGACTTCTGCGAACCCATGCTAGAAATCGCACGCCAAAAAGCACAAGACCAAAAAGCACAGATTGGATTCCAATTTGCCGACGCTTGTGCTTTACCCTTTGCTGATGAATCTTTTGATGTTGTGAGCATCTCTTATGGTTTAAGAAATGTCGAAGATCTTTCCAAAGCCGTATCTGAAATGTATCGCGTATTAAAACCTAATGGTCGCATGATGATCCTAGAAACAGGTTCTGAGTCACGTGGTGTATTAGGTCCCTTCGTAAAATTTTATAATAATAAAGTTATGCCTATTCTTGGCGGAATCATCTCTGGCAAAAAAGACGCTTACAATTATTTAAGCAAATCCAGCTCTAAGTTCCCCTCAGGACAAGCACTGATAGACATGATCCAACAGTCCGCACCTTTCGAGAAGATCCAATATCAATCACTAATGGGCGGAGCCAGCTTTATCTACAAAGCCACCAAATAA
- the aroF gene encoding 3-deoxy-7-phosphoheptulonate synthase, translating into MALNTQIHNADFAHQFHIIAGPCSVESKEQFWQLAEQLHNMGVQLLRGGIFKLRTRPNTFQGHGEIAYSWAQEVKSHFNMGFISEVTDPRQISDMAEVVDCFQVGARNMYNYPLLSELGKVKKPVLLKRAFSATIDEWLFAADYILKEDNEQIFLCERGIRSFETRTRNTLDLNAIAYIKKFGGPFPVIADPSHGTGRSDLVTEMSLACIAAGADGLLVEVHENPDQALSDKEQAMNLTDFKDLFEKSHRLAQFMRDLKA; encoded by the coding sequence ATGGCCTTAAACACCCAAATACATAACGCAGACTTTGCACACCAGTTTCATATTATTGCAGGGCCCTGTTCCGTTGAATCTAAAGAGCAATTCTGGCAGCTTGCCGAACAACTTCATAACATGGGCGTTCAGCTTTTGCGTGGCGGTATTTTTAAACTGCGTACCCGCCCTAACACCTTTCAAGGCCATGGCGAAATAGCTTACTCTTGGGCACAAGAAGTGAAAAGCCATTTCAATATGGGCTTCATTAGTGAAGTGACAGACCCGCGTCAGATTTCTGATATGGCGGAAGTGGTGGACTGCTTTCAGGTGGGCGCTCGGAACATGTACAACTACCCCTTGCTTTCTGAGCTAGGTAAAGTCAAAAAACCCGTTCTCTTAAAACGCGCCTTCTCAGCGACCATTGATGAATGGTTATTTGCCGCTGACTACATCCTTAAAGAAGACAACGAACAGATCTTCTTATGTGAACGTGGCATTCGTAGTTTTGAAACACGCACACGCAACACTCTTGATCTCAATGCTATTGCTTACATCAAAAAATTCGGTGGCCCCTTTCCTGTGATTGCCGATCCCTCTCACGGAACAGGACGATCCGATCTGGTTACAGAGATGTCTTTAGCCTGTATCGCAGCAGGTGCAGATGGCTTACTTGTAGAAGTCCACGAAAATCCAGATCAAGCCCTCTCTGACAAAGAACAAGCTATGAACCTCACAGACTTTAAAGACTTATTTGAAAAGTCCCATCGCTTAGCTCAATTCATGCGTGATCTTAAAGCGTAA
- a CDS encoding chorismate-binding protein, whose amino-acid sequence MDETKSTNLPLFLQKGVLLSQAPQHVWVAENWSKKAVRSQDLGFQGPYGGTCFYSPEFDLKYKDEVIVVPHTYKMTAPELAAELPEVTIAPSLDLDWQPEREVYEQDYQEIIKRIDAGELIKAVPFMNYIAPKPENFQTEILPYVLQNLLQRSDIQFVYGLWDEESGFVGSTPEILVEGTPEELRVMALAGTQAIEDQSDMLQNTKLYDEHMVVVDDIAEKLSGAELSWGETHEAPYGPLKHLRTMGTLKDFKGVLGTLIMELSPTSALGVYPKDQLQQNLDVLHADTRGSYGAPFGVIDHGFAHFIVCLRGLFWDQTHLRIRVGGGVIAQSHLEDELKELELKFMSTKTKLGL is encoded by the coding sequence ATGGATGAAACAAAGTCTACGAATTTGCCACTTTTTCTACAAAAGGGCGTGCTTTTAAGCCAAGCTCCCCAACACGTTTGGGTGGCAGAAAATTGGAGCAAAAAAGCTGTGAGGTCTCAGGATTTAGGCTTTCAAGGGCCTTACGGAGGCACTTGCTTTTATAGTCCTGAGTTTGACCTTAAGTATAAAGATGAAGTCATTGTGGTTCCTCACACCTACAAGATGACGGCTCCCGAGTTAGCGGCCGAGTTGCCAGAGGTGACGATCGCACCTTCCCTGGATTTAGATTGGCAACCAGAGCGCGAAGTGTATGAGCAAGACTATCAAGAGATCATAAAGCGTATTGATGCGGGCGAATTGATTAAAGCCGTTCCTTTTATGAATTATATCGCGCCCAAGCCCGAGAATTTTCAGACAGAAATCTTACCTTATGTTTTACAGAATCTACTTCAACGCAGTGACATTCAATTTGTGTATGGTCTTTGGGATGAAGAGAGTGGGTTTGTAGGTTCTACTCCAGAGATTTTAGTGGAAGGTACACCAGAGGAATTGCGTGTGATGGCCTTGGCGGGAACCCAAGCCATTGAAGATCAGAGTGATATGTTACAAAACACCAAGCTTTATGATGAACACATGGTCGTGGTGGATGATATTGCTGAAAAGCTTTCTGGTGCTGAACTCAGTTGGGGTGAGACCCATGAGGCGCCTTACGGTCCCTTGAAACATTTGCGAACTATGGGAACATTAAAAGACTTTAAAGGCGTTTTGGGCACTCTGATCATGGAGCTGTCTCCCACGTCGGCCTTAGGTGTGTACCCCAAGGATCAGCTACAACAAAATCTGGATGTCTTACACGCCGATACGCGCGGCTCTTACGGCGCACCCTTTGGTGTGATTGATCATGGTTTTGCGCATTTTATTGTATGCTTGCGCGGACTGTTTTGGGATCAGACGCATCTGCGCATTCGAGTGGGTGGTGGAGTGATTGCCCAAAGTCATCTTGAAGATGAGTTAAAAGAACTAGAATTAAAATTTATGAGTACAAAAACCAAGTTGGGGTTATGA